One window of Vitis riparia cultivar Riparia Gloire de Montpellier isolate 1030 chromosome 5, EGFV_Vit.rip_1.0, whole genome shotgun sequence genomic DNA carries:
- the LOC117915087 gene encoding probable aldo-keto reductase 3, with the protein MGELKKLVEEGKTKYIGLSAASASTIRRAHAVHPITSVQLEWSLWSRDVEEDIVPTCRELGIGIVSYSPLGRGFLSSGAKMVENLSDNDSRKNLPRFQPENLEHNKILYELVSEIVTRKGCTPSQLTLAWVHHQGDDVCPIPGTTKIENLNQNIGALLEKLTPEEMAELESIASEDGVKGDRYESTAFNWKTADTPPLDSWKA; encoded by the exons ATGGGAGAACTGAAGAAGCTAGTTGAAGAGGGTAAGACAAAGTACATAGGTCTGTCTGCGGCCTCTGCTTCAACAATCAGAAGAGCACATGCAGTTCATCCCATAACATCTGTGCAGTTGGAGTGGTCCTTGTGGTCAAGAGATGTAGAAGAAGACATAGTTCCAACTTGCAG AGAACTTGGCATTGGGATCGTTTCATATAGCCCTCTAGGACGTGGATTCCTTTCTTCAGGGGCCAAGATGGTTGAGAACTTATCAGACAATGACTCGAGAAAG AACCTACCAAGGTTCCAGCCGGAGAATCTTGAGCATAATAAAATCCTTTATGAGCTGGTTAGTGAAATTGTGACAAGGAAGGGGTGCACTCCATCACAACTAACACTGGCCTGGGTCCATCACCAGGGGGATGATGTGTGTCCCATTCCGGGAACTACCAAGATTGAAAACCTCAACCAAAACATTGGGGCTTTGTTGGAGAAACTAACTCCAGAAGAAATGGCTGAACTAGAATCCATTGCTTCAGAAGATGGTGTTAAGGGTGATAGATATGAGAGCACTGCATTTAACTGGAAGACAGCAGACACTCCACCCCTTGATTCCTGGAAAGCTTGA